The Cydia splendana chromosome Z, ilCydSple1.2, whole genome shotgun sequence genome window below encodes:
- the LOC134804554 gene encoding uncharacterized protein LOC134804554, whose product MINGEVSTKSRERSVRFTYLGSTMNGSGPLLPHSYTPAQIQKKDASMNQSLATAIGSAPVFKAGMSPLLGPENTLCECPFCSASIKTAVQYSTTSRTHMAAALWCLACCLCCVPYGSDSAKNADHYCPSCHRYLGTYEK is encoded by the exons ATGATAAATGGAGAGGTGTCGACGAAATCTCGGGAACGGAGTGTGCGATTTACGTATCTAG GGTCTACCATGAACGGGTCGGGACCGTTGCTTCCTCACAGTTACACTCCAGCACAG aTACAGAAGAAAGACGCCTCCATGAACCAGTCATTGGCGACGGCAATTGGCTCAGCGCCTGTCTTTAAGGCTGGT ATGTCACCGCTGCTAGGCCCCGAGAACACGCTGTGCGAGTGTCCCTTCTGCAGCGCGAGCATCAAGACCGCGGTGCAGTATAGTACTACATCACGCACTCATATGGCTGCAGCCCTTTGGTGCTTGGCATG TTGCCTGTGCTGCGTGCCATATGGATCGGACTCTGCTAAAAACGCGGACCACTACTGTCCCAGCTGTCAtagatacttaggtacatacgaaaagtaa
- the LOC134804644 gene encoding integrator complex subunit 8-like, translated as MDVDLLRPGTVPISPDTILWFEFLLDQKLLKEHLQYPNPEPSATDLIVEFLSVDTSNGIWNGRSSERVLEPDAPPTPPSSRSPQQPVITRKQLALKILALKIASTLNWNLDTFEAKLTPVIQQQLVQDLVFMATDGVFSVPPQDISMNMINKPHVQFALTLYHRWILRFPVKAALQAKSAKLPFIHHPGIPLENGYTHINSNFDKILRMNENSRSQSIKYLEEVIAYYDSQFSNQESKHIKVPIMETFVHLTEDTDVMAHDWDAGNVYVSQYELLMQIHFDLCYNHFFYGQHEKAKKHILGCRKNLKLLESEVNNKGYGKYNKIPWGSLNYASVSEEDILGYIRALNLGQELLDEDRSLLQRLQECVANDYTGIIAVLQADNLSREIPMIHRQVAELDIQAAASTGAVSVPKDLVIRVSALNAVRYALEGGLPSTHPDFLNKFKTVGIKFIDVLFWALAPVLMSTRLSKDDWEKLRMFFLHLATSSQCRLPVDRIDEYLKKHVGSRASEIRAKLICDEHLEAIINDQINSDDENMHIPRELLADDWEATDFKYKHAPDFEYKAAPELEMGRLKKRLVEASSADDVRMCLVKLAMMSPSSPLWKLSPYWKPIGNLSVLLASLPRGFLQDFGVVVSGAARARAEAGGARAALSLLSVVEGEARSQLAGGNDPTLYRLCRVLAWEVLLLQVNLLLAEWPHHRLNVTLLANKSKAAIAAANSNDAIGPRSQVVQGAWLCLLNVCEWEPGCAAQAAGAGTGAGAADVAAALCASCAELQRGKGARKFPRPLWDHVLNTFNNNLNGPSKRSIHMNSHHHHGLPNHANHHGQLEHRSPYHLLLQALREPLAISVMLSLLARIYNVIVDDSSLELVVEYTNLWPNNISNVNNYNPKHILESLTELLERSLKLYPYNTSWLRLYGDAEMAAGRHGAALRRYLCALAAGSWHFAKRAPDEGGVARRAARCCQALAAPTQAAALCQLPDDPDYTPAFKCLAEKTGNAADSMDAYYGCLWDGTLLEVAVALHARRGEGGRRARAVTAAGALELNANNSDDIQREAAAIRRARLLRALTNQYVC; from the exons ATGGATGTAGATTTGTTACGGCCGGGCACAGTGCCTATTTCCCCTGATACAATACTGTGGTTCGAGTTTTTGTTGGACCAAAAACTTCTCAAGGAACATCTACAATACCCTAACCCAG AACCATCAGCTACCGATTTGATAGTAGAATTCTTGTCGGTGGACACTAGCAATGGGATATGGAATGGTCGGTCTAGTGAGCGCGTGCTGGAGCCGGATGCGCCCCCCACGCCACCTTCCTCACGCAGCCCCCAACAGCCCGTTATCACAAGGAAGCAACTTGCCCTTAAAATACTTGCACTTAAAATTGCATCCACTCTTAATTGGAATTTAG ATACTTTTGAGGCAAAATTGACACCTGTTATTCAACAACAACTAGTGCAAGATTTGGTCTTCATGGCTACTGATGGTGTTTTCTCTGTACCACCACAG GACATTTCTATGAACATGATCAACAAGCCTCATGTACAGTTTGCATTGACTCTGTACCACCGCTGGATCTTGAGGTTTCCAGTAAAAGCTGCTCTCCAAGCAAAGTCTGCCAAGCTCCCATTTATACACCA CCCAGGTATACCTCTGGAAAATGGCTATACCCATATAAATTCAAACTTTGATAAAATTTTGAGAATGAATGAAAATTCACGCAGCCAAAGCATTAAATACTTGGAGGAAGTCATTGCATATTACGATTCTCAATTCAGTAATCAAGAGAGCAAACATATCAAAGTTCCAATTATGGAGACTTTTGTACACCTAACTGAAGATACTGACGTCATGGCTCACGATTGGGACGCTGGCAATGTTTACGTTAGCCAGTATGAACTTCTAATGCAAATCCATTTTGATCTCTGCTACAACCACTTTTTCTATGGCCAACATGAGAAAGCTAAAAAACACATATTGGGTTGTAGAAAAAACCTAAAACTGCTTGAAAGTGAAGTAAACAATAAAGGTTATGGCAAGTATAATAAAATCCCATGGGGAAGCTTAAACTATGCAAGCGTGTCGGAAGAAGATATTTTGGGATACATAAGAGCCCTCAATTTAGGCCAAGAGTTGTTAGATGAGGATAGGTCTCTGTTACAAAGGCTGCAGGAATGTGTAGCAAATGACTACACAGGCATCATTGCCGTCTTGCAAGCAGACAATTTGTCTAGAGAAATACCAATGATCCACAGACAAGTTGCAGAGCTGGATATACAAGCTGCCGCCTCCACTGGCGCTGTATCAGTGCCCAAAGACCTTGTGATCCGAGTGTCGGCATTAAACGCTGTCAGGTATGCTCTTGAAGGGGGTTTACCGTCCACCCACCCAGATTTTCTAAACAAATTCAAAACCGTCGGTATCAAATTTATCGATGTACTTTTTTGGGCATTAGCTCCGGTTTTGATGTCTACCCGTTTGTCCAAAGATGACTGGGAAAAATTGAGAATGTTTTTTCTACATTTAGCCACCTCGTCTCAATGTAGATTGCCGGTAGACAGAATAGACGAATATTTAAAGAAACACGTAGGTAGTCGTGCGTCGGAAATCCGAGCGAAGCTAATTTGTGACGAACATTTGGAAGCTATTATAAACGATCAGATCAATAGTGATGATGAAAATATGCACATACCGCGCGAATTGCTCGCCGACGACTGGGAGGCGACCGACTTCAAGTACAAGCACGCGCCCGACTTCGAGTACAAGGCCGCGCCTGAGCTAGAAATGGGGCGTCTGAAGAAGCGGCTCGTGGAGGCGTCCAGCGCCGACGACGTGCGCATGTGTCTAGTTAAGTTGGCCATGATGTCGCCCTCCTCGCCGCTGTGGAAGCTGAGCCCTTACTGGAAGCCGATTGGGAACCTGAGCGTACTGCTGGCGTCGCTGCCGCGGGGGTTCCTGCAGGACTTCGGCGTGGTGGTGTCGGGTGCGGCGCGTGCCCGTGCTGAGGCGGGCGGCGCACGCGCAGCGCTGTCGCTGCTGTCGGTGGTGGAGGGTGAGGCGCGCAGCCAGCTGGCGGGCGGCAACGACCCCACGCTGTACCGGCTGTGCCGCGTGCTGGCTTGGGAGGTGCTGCTGCTGCAGGTCAACCTGCTGCTTGCCGAGTGGCCGCACCACCGGCTCAATGTCACGCTGCTGGCCAACAAAAGCAAGGCCGCTATCGCCGCCGCCAACTCCAACGATGCAATCGGCCCGCGATCGCAG GTGGTGCAAGGGGCGTGGCTGTGCCTGCTGAACGTGTGCGAGTGGGAGCCGGGCTGCGCGGCGCAGGCGGCGGGCGCGGGCACGGGCGCTGGCGCCGCCGACGTGGCCGCCGCGCTGTGCGCCTCCTGCGCCGAGCTGCAGCGCGGCAAGGGCGCGCGCAAGTTCCCTCGCCCACTGTGGGACCACG TGCTAAACACATTCAACAACAACTTAAACGGCCCCTCGAAACGTTCCATACACATGAACAGCCACCACCACCACGGGCTCCCCAACCACGCCAACCACCACGGCCAACTGGAGCACCGCAGCCCCTACCACCTGCTCCTTCAGGCCTTGAGGGAGCCTCTAGCCATCAGCGTGATGCTCTCGCTCCTCGCTAGAATATACAACGTGATTGTCGACGACTCCTCCCTCGAGCTAGTCGTGGAGTACACCAACCTCTGGCCTAACAACATTTCAAACGTCAATAACTACAACCCAAAGCATATTCTGGAGTCGCTGACAGAGTTGCTGGAGAGGAGTTTGAAACTGTACCCATATAATACTTCTTG GCTGCGGTTGTACGGCGACGCGGAGATGGCGGCGGGTCGTCACGGCGCAGCGCTCCGGCGCTACCTGTGCGCGCTGGCGGCCGGCTCGTGGCACTTCGCCAAGCGCGCGCCGGACGAGGGCGGCGtggcgcggcgcgcggcgcgctgCTGCCAGGCGCTCGCCGCGCCCACGCAGGCCGCCGCGCTGTGCCAGCTGCCGGATGACCCGGACTACACGCCCGCGTTCAAGTGTCTCGCCGAGaag ACGGGCAACGCGGCCGACTCGATGGACGCGTACTACGGCTGCCTGTGGGACGGCACGCTGCTCGAGGTGGCGGTGGCGCTAcacgcgcggcgcggcgagggcgggcgccgcgcgcgcgccgTCACCGCCGCGGGCGCGCTCGAGCTCAACGCCAACAACAG CGACGACATCCAGCGAGAAGCTGCCGCCATACGGCGCGCACGTCTGCTCCGCGCGCTCACCAACCAGTACGTCTGCTAG